One window of the Anaeromyxobacter dehalogenans 2CP-C genome contains the following:
- a CDS encoding response regulator, translating into MARARWERPEEHDHVLLLADDDDLHLEVVKRHLESVPGRQRAQVLGRYPLYRILVARNGEEALRRATAQVTAVAVDLVMPRRNGLEVIQELRARRPDLAILAFTAGAPASEAVAAVMAGADFFHEYRDEPEPLAFERALELALDRRRLTRLIEKGEAEVDEARARLSQLSGDLARAMPGFRPPQAREDVLPFKEAARRYLTASARLFEGDSQGLARALGISYFALRRLLARYQVPLPSRSRRQGTTSR; encoded by the coding sequence ATGGCCCGTGCGCGATGGGAACGCCCGGAGGAGCACGATCACGTCCTCCTCCTCGCCGACGACGACGACCTCCACCTCGAGGTCGTGAAGCGGCACCTGGAGTCCGTCCCCGGACGGCAGCGCGCGCAGGTGCTGGGGCGCTACCCGCTCTATCGCATCCTGGTGGCCCGCAACGGTGAGGAGGCGCTCCGGCGCGCCACCGCGCAGGTGACCGCCGTCGCGGTGGACCTCGTCATGCCCCGCCGCAACGGCCTGGAGGTCATCCAGGAGCTGCGCGCCCGGCGCCCCGACCTCGCCATCCTGGCGTTCACGGCGGGTGCCCCTGCCTCCGAGGCGGTGGCGGCGGTGATGGCCGGCGCGGACTTCTTCCACGAGTACCGGGACGAGCCGGAGCCGCTCGCGTTCGAGCGGGCCCTGGAGCTCGCGCTCGACCGGCGCCGGCTCACGCGCCTCATCGAGAAGGGCGAGGCCGAGGTGGACGAGGCCCGGGCGCGCCTGTCGCAGCTCTCCGGCGACCTCGCCCGCGCCATGCCCGGGTTCCGCCCGCCTCAGGCGCGCGAGGACGTGCTCCCGTTCAAGGAGGCTGCGCGGCGCTACCTCACCGCTTCGGCGCGCCTCTTCGAGGGGGACAGCCAGGGCCTGGCTCGTGCGCTCGGGATCTCGTACTTCGCGCTCAGGCGACTTCTCGCGCGGTATCAGGTGCCCCTTCCGTCCAGGTCGAGGAGACAGGGGACAACCTCCCGGTAG
- a CDS encoding helix-turn-helix domain-containing protein produces the protein MAALADKFAVNLKSERLRRKLSQEALAAKAGLSVSYISMLERGQRTPPLDTLESLAKALSVSPTSLLS, from the coding sequence ATGGCCGCACTCGCCGACAAGTTCGCCGTCAACCTCAAGAGCGAGCGTCTCCGCCGCAAGCTCTCCCAGGAAGCCCTCGCCGCGAAGGCCGGGCTGTCCGTCTCGTACATCTCCATGCTCGAGCGCGGGCAGCGGACGCCGCCCCTCGACACGCTCGAGTCGCTGGCCAAGGCGCTGTCCGTCTCGCCGACGTCGCTGCTGTCCTGA
- a CDS encoding oxidative damage protection protein — protein MARMVMCKKLGRELPGLAYKPFPNELGQRIYDSISQDAWKLWLEHFKMILNEYRLSPADPRTTEILFQQAEQFFFGENAQLPPDYRPPPSKG, from the coding sequence GTGGCGCGAATGGTGATGTGCAAGAAGCTCGGCCGTGAGCTGCCGGGCCTCGCCTACAAGCCCTTCCCGAACGAGCTCGGGCAGCGGATCTACGACTCGATCTCGCAGGACGCCTGGAAGCTCTGGCTCGAGCACTTCAAGATGATCCTCAACGAGTACCGCCTCTCCCCGGCGGACCCGCGGACCACCGAGATCCTCTTCCAGCAGGCCGAGCAGTTCTTCTTCGGCGAGAACGCGCAGCTCCCGCCCGACTACCGGCCCCCGCCGTCCAAGGGCTAG
- a CDS encoding CUAEP/CCAEP-tail radical SAM (seleno)protein yields MRRPGEILLLSTYELGHQPHGLALPLAFLERAGFAPACLDLAVEALDPARVAAARLVAISVPMHTALRLGLEAAARVRALNPSAAIAFHGLYAPLHAGLLLEAGASAVLGGECEEQLVALAAALERGEDLARFVQRGGGAAPTARLDYPIPNRGALPALSRYARLAAADGTLRVAGYAEATRGCKHLCRHCPIPPVYRGRFVAVPVETVVEDVARQVALGAAHVTFGDPDFLNGPTHALRVARAVHARFPALTFDFTAKVSHLVAHADAVAELARLGAVFVTSAVESLSDRVLAALDKGHDRADAIAAFRACAAAGVPLRPTLMPFTPWGTLDDLVDLLDVLDAEGMLPNLDPVQLSIRLLVPPGSLLEGAPGIAFEGLDAAALTWRWRHADPRMDALQPRIAGEVEAGAAREAPPLETIERVRALVRAAAGLPHRHVRVLAPDQRRVPRLTESWFC; encoded by the coding sequence GTGCGGCGTCCGGGCGAGATCCTCCTCCTCTCCACGTACGAGCTCGGCCACCAGCCGCACGGGCTGGCGCTGCCGCTCGCGTTCCTGGAGCGGGCCGGCTTCGCGCCCGCCTGCCTCGACCTCGCGGTCGAGGCGCTCGACCCGGCCCGCGTCGCCGCCGCGCGCCTCGTCGCGATCTCCGTCCCCATGCACACCGCCCTGCGCCTCGGGCTCGAGGCGGCGGCGCGCGTGCGGGCGCTGAACCCCTCGGCGGCGATCGCCTTCCACGGCCTGTACGCGCCGCTCCACGCCGGCCTGCTGCTCGAGGCCGGCGCGAGCGCCGTGCTCGGCGGCGAGTGCGAGGAGCAGCTCGTCGCGCTGGCGGCCGCGCTCGAGCGCGGCGAGGACCTCGCCCGCTTCGTCCAGCGCGGCGGCGGCGCCGCGCCGACGGCCCGGCTCGACTACCCCATCCCGAACCGTGGCGCGCTGCCGGCGCTGTCGCGCTACGCGCGCCTGGCGGCGGCCGACGGGACGCTCCGGGTGGCCGGCTACGCCGAGGCGACCCGCGGGTGCAAGCACCTCTGCCGCCACTGCCCCATCCCGCCCGTGTACCGCGGCCGCTTCGTGGCGGTGCCGGTCGAGACGGTGGTCGAGGACGTGGCGCGACAGGTGGCGCTCGGCGCCGCGCACGTCACCTTCGGCGACCCCGACTTCTTGAACGGCCCCACCCACGCGCTCCGCGTCGCGCGCGCGGTGCACGCCCGCTTCCCCGCGCTCACGTTCGACTTCACCGCCAAGGTCTCGCACCTGGTGGCGCACGCGGACGCGGTCGCCGAGCTGGCGCGGCTCGGCGCGGTGTTCGTCACCTCCGCGGTCGAGTCGCTGTCGGATCGCGTGCTGGCGGCGCTCGACAAGGGCCACGACCGCGCCGACGCGATCGCCGCGTTCCGCGCCTGCGCCGCGGCCGGCGTGCCGCTCCGCCCGACGCTGATGCCGTTCACGCCCTGGGGGACGCTGGACGACCTGGTGGACCTGCTGGACGTGCTCGATGCGGAGGGGATGCTCCCCAACCTCGATCCGGTGCAGCTCTCCATCCGCCTGCTCGTGCCGCCCGGCTCGCTGCTGGAGGGCGCGCCCGGGATCGCGTTCGAGGGGCTCGACGCGGCCGCGCTCACCTGGCGCTGGCGCCACGCCGATCCGCGGATGGACGCGCTGCAGCCGCGCATCGCCGGCGAGGTGGAGGCCGGCGCCGCGCGCGAGGCGCCGCCGCTCGAGACCATCGAGCGGGTGCGCGCGCTGGTGCGCGCCGCGGCCGGGTTGCCGCACCGCCACGTGCGCGTGCTCGCCCCCGACCAGCGGCGCGTGCCGCGCCTCACCGAGAGCTGGTTCTGTTGA
- a CDS encoding class I SAM-dependent methyltransferase: MPADPAAHDVWDVGAGYDAYIGRWSRLVAREVVAWLGAAPHGRWLDAGCGTGALGDAVAALAAPEVVVGLDRSMGFVAHARARTGARRAFAAADAQALPVRDGAFDAVVSGLVLNFVAEPARMVAELTRAARPGAAVALYVWDYAAGMEYVRRFWDAARALDPAAAALDEAVRFPLCAPGPLAALLEGAGLGSVEVRAVEVPTVFRDFAECWAPFLAGQGPAPAYAASLPEDRRAALREAFRATLPVSADGTIALRARAWAARGAR; encoded by the coding sequence ATGCCCGCGGATCCGGCAGCGCACGACGTCTGGGACGTCGGGGCCGGCTACGACGCGTACATCGGCCGCTGGAGCCGGCTGGTGGCGCGGGAGGTGGTCGCGTGGCTGGGGGCGGCGCCGCACGGCCGGTGGCTCGACGCGGGCTGCGGCACCGGCGCGCTCGGCGACGCGGTCGCGGCGCTGGCGGCGCCGGAGGTGGTCGTGGGCCTCGACCGGTCGATGGGCTTCGTCGCGCACGCGCGCGCCCGCACCGGCGCCCGCCGCGCCTTCGCTGCCGCGGACGCGCAGGCGCTCCCGGTCCGCGACGGCGCGTTCGACGCGGTGGTGTCGGGCCTGGTCCTCAACTTCGTCGCCGAGCCGGCGCGCATGGTGGCGGAGCTGACCCGGGCCGCGCGGCCGGGCGCGGCGGTGGCGCTGTACGTCTGGGACTACGCCGCCGGCATGGAGTACGTCCGCCGGTTCTGGGACGCGGCGCGCGCGCTCGACCCGGCGGCCGCAGCGCTCGACGAGGCGGTGCGCTTCCCCCTCTGCGCGCCCGGGCCGCTCGCCGCCCTGCTCGAGGGCGCAGGCCTCGGGAGCGTCGAGGTGCGGGCGGTGGAGGTGCCCACGGTCTTCCGCGACTTCGCCGAGTGCTGGGCGCCGTTCCTGGCCGGCCAGGGTCCGGCGCCGGCCTACGCCGCGTCGCTCCCGGAGGATCGCCGCGCGGCGCTGCGCGAGGCGTTCCGGGCGACGCTGCCGGTGTCGGCGGACGGCACGATCGCGCTCCGCGCGCGGGCCTGGGCGGCGCGCGGCGCCCGCTGA